Genomic segment of Saprospira sp. CCB-QB6:
ATTGGCGGGAGAAACTTGGCTATTCTTTGGTGTTTTAGGCTTGGGGATTTTGGCGAGTATAATTCCGGCCATACAAGCTTACAGTCAAGATATTTCAGAGACCTTATCAGAGAACTAGATGCGTAGCCAACAGCTCAAAGCCCTGCGTTTGCAGGGCTTTAAAAATTATAGGGATAGTCAATTTGAATTTTCGCCCAAGCTCAATTGTATTGTGGGCCAAAATGGCATGGGCAAAACCAATTTGCTGGATGCCATTCATTTGTTGTGTTTGGGCAAAAGCAACTTTGTGAGTAGAGACCGTTATTTGATTGGTTTTGAGGCAGATTTTTTTCGCCTACAGGCCCAATTTGAGCGGGGAGAAGAAAGCGAAGAAATTGTAGTGAAGGCCGCCAAGGGCAAGCGAAAAACTTTTGAGCGCAACAAACTGGTCTATGAGCGTTTGGCCGATCATATTGGGCGCTATCCCTTGGTCCTTATTGCTCCAGATGATAACAAATTGATGTTAGAGGGCAGTGAGTTAAGGCGTCGTTTTATGGACCTGAGTTTGAGTCAGGAATCGCCCAATTATCTGCATCAATTGATGCAATACAACAAGCTGATTAAGCAGCGGAATGCCCTACTCAAATCGGTAGATTATCCCGCCCAGCCCGACCCTATTTTGCTCGACAGCTATGATCGGCAGTTGTTGGTTCCCGCTCAGGCGATTGTATTGGCCCGAAAAAAATTTATTGAGGAATTGCAGCCCGTTTTTCAGCAAGTTTATGCGCAATTATCTAAGGGACAAGAAGAGGTGAGTTTGCGCTACAGCTCTCCCCTTTTGGAGCAAGATTTTGCGGAGCTCTTGCGAGAGAATCGACGCAAAGATATACAGTTTCAGCGCTCGACGGTAGGGCCACATAAGGATGATTTAATCTTTGGGATGAAGGGGCAAACGCTCAAGCAATTTGCCTCTCAGGGGCAGCTCAAATCCTATTTATTGGCCCTTAAACTGGCCCAATATCAAGCGCTCAAGGCCAGCAGCCAAAAATCTCCAATTTTGTTGCTAGACGATATTTTTGATAAGCTAGATGCGCAGCGAGTGGGGCAATTGTTAGCCTTATTGATGAGCCAAGATTTTGGACAAGTATTTATCAGTGATACGCATGAAAACCGCTTATTAGAATTGCTAGATAGTTTGCGTTATCGGGCAGACTTCAAGCTCTTTTTGATTGAAAATGGCGGAATAAAAGAAGGCTAAGCCCTACCAATCTCCGCTAGCGCCCCCCCCGCCAAAGCTTCCGCCCCCAAAACTGCTGTCCGAATAATCGGAGTAGTCGGAATAGTCAGAGTAATCCGAATAATCGCTATAGCTAGAGGAGGAAGAGCTTGGAGAATAACCTTTTCGGTCATTTCGATAGGTTCGGCTGCTGCTACCTCCCTTTTTACTGGCGGCCCACCCCCCCCAGATCAGTAAAATTAAAAAGGGGATCAATGGCCCATAAGTTCTAAATGTCCTTAGCCAAAATGTTGATTTTCTCCGCTCCTCATATTCCCGTCTTAAAGCCTCTCGTTTTTCCTTTTTTCGTTTGGCTAATTCTTCAGAAGAAAACCCCTCATCAAAAACCTGCAAAATGGCTTCTGAACCCACTAAAAGGGCATCGTAATAGTTGCCATTTTTTAAATATGGCACAATTTGTTTATCAATAATTCTTTTGGCTTCTAGGTCCGTAATTTGGCCTTCCATCCAATAGCCCAACTCAATTCGGACCTTTCGCTCGGCTCGGCTGAGCAGCAGCAAAACCCCATTATTCCAGTCTTTATCGCCAATGCCCCAGCTTTCGGCTAAACCTTGGGCATATTGCTCTACCGTTTGTCCTGCTAAATCGGGAACCGTAACCACCACTAGCTGAACTTGGCCCTTTTCTCGGTATTGATTGAGCAAAACCCTAGATAAATTGAGTTCTTCCTCTTCCGTTAAAAAGTCGCCTAAATCCGTTACATAAGCAATAGGGTTAGGGGCCGCAGGATACTGTGCCCAAGTTGGTTGGACAAAAAACAAGAGGGCAAAAAGAGATAAACGAAGGCTAGACATGGAAACTGCTTTTGAGTAA
This window contains:
- the recF gene encoding DNA replication/repair protein RecF (All proteins in this family for which functions are known are DNA-binding proteins that assist the filamentation of RecA onto DNA for the initiation of recombination or recombinational repair.), which translates into the protein MRSQQLKALRLQGFKNYRDSQFEFSPKLNCIVGQNGMGKTNLLDAIHLLCLGKSNFVSRDRYLIGFEADFFRLQAQFERGEESEEIVVKAAKGKRKTFERNKLVYERLADHIGRYPLVLIAPDDNKLMLEGSELRRRFMDLSLSQESPNYLHQLMQYNKLIKQRNALLKSVDYPAQPDPILLDSYDRQLLVPAQAIVLARKKFIEELQPVFQQVYAQLSKGQEEVSLRYSSPLLEQDFAELLRENRRKDIQFQRSTVGPHKDDLIFGMKGQTLKQFASQGQLKSYLLALKLAQYQALKASSQKSPILLLDDIFDKLDAQRVGQLLALLMSQDFGQVFISDTHENRLLELLDSLRYRADFKLFLIENGGIKEG
- a CDS encoding TPM domain-containing protein, yielding MSSLRLSLFALLFFVQPTWAQYPAAPNPIAYVTDLGDFLTEEEELNLSRVLLNQYREKGQVQLVVVTVPDLAGQTVEQYAQGLAESWGIGDKDWNNGVLLLLSRAERKVRIELGYWMEGQITDLEAKRIIDKQIVPYLKNGNYYDALLVGSEAILQVFDEGFSSEELAKRKKEKREALRREYEERRKSTFWLRTFRTYGPLIPFLILLIWGGWAASKKGGSSSRTYRNDRKGYSPSSSSSSYSDYSDYSDYSDYSDYSDSSFGGGSFGGGGASGDW